The Cuculus canorus isolate bCucCan1 chromosome 3, bCucCan1.pri, whole genome shotgun sequence DNA window TTGGTAGTGCTCAAGGCAGCATGATGTCCAGTTCCTCACTGAAAGTCTGTCTGGAGCTTGAATTCTGCTGATTTCTTACTTTCAGGTGTGCTGAGAATCTGCAGTACTGCCTGATGTTTTTCCTCACAAAGTTATCAGTCCTCCTGAAAAGTTCTCTGGGCTTGCAGGCTGgtgttgtggggttttgtttttttttttttttttttttaaatgacataaCTAATGACAGCTTGGCTTGGTACAAGTTAATTTCATCAGGAGCATATCTATGAAAAGTCTTCTTAATGTAGTCTTTTAAAATGGACAAGCAGTAGATGCGTTTGCCACTGGCATGCTGTCAGAGTCTATTTGAAAGTTAGTGGCTTTTTTAGGTCTTCAGCAGCTTCTACTAAAACTCCAAGCAGGTACTGAGATAGGAGCAGGAGGAAACGGATTGGAGTTGTTCAACAAATGAAGTAAACTACTTGAATATTGCCTATCCTGCTGTAatagttgattttcttctctaggcagACGTAGAAAACAATTGCGTGTAGATAGGAAGCTGCATCTAACTGGAAATAACCGTTACTGATAAGCTCAATTATGTATACCTTGCATCTCAATGGAAGCATATCAAAGAGAACATAAATTTTCAGTAACTTTGAAACATCTTGCTTTTGTTAAGAGGAGGGGGAATGTTCTGGCAAATGCAATTTTCATAAGTTTTGCTGGAGTGCTGTGTTTGTAATGAGCAATTGTGAAGCCACCCACTGAGTGATTGTAAAACTACTACTAGATCAACATCTAGGTGACTATAGCAGTAGATTAGACTTGGTATTCATCTTGTATTTGCAATTCAAATGTATGTTGTGTTCATATGTTACAGTAACTACAAGTTTGATAAGACTGTATACATGATGGCTGTTTCCGTTTTTTCTACTcaagttttttaaatttctttctccctgttaACAGATAATTTGGAGAATAGGAACTGAAATCCTGTGCCATCATTCCCACAGCGGCATGAAAGAGTTCAACTCTTTCATAGAACAGATGAAAACTTTTGGAGTAAAAAGGTATTTGAAGGTGAGTGTACTTAGTGCAGTCTTGATATTTTTCCCACAGGTTCACTTGAACAGTGTTAGTTTCTGAGTCTCTTCTCTTGAAGTGTGTTATTGACAATAGTGTCACAAAAGATAGTACATCCAAGTTACCAATTGCAAGATAACGTAAGGGTTATTCTATTCCTAACCATATCTTGGTTTATATTTTATCATAGATGTGTATTGTCAGTTCTTAGGAGTGCCTAGGTCCTTTAGTTAATCTTCTAGTTTGAAACAGTTAAATTCTTTCATGCAAGCCCCAGTAATGTCTAGTTACATGTTAACACCTGCAAAGTCATGTTTCCAGTCCTTAATTTGGCCACTGTGCTCCTGACTAAACAGTTCTACttaaattttgctgttgttatCAGCTCACTTTTCAGGTAGCTAATCTATATTTACAAAACAGTATGTCACCTACTGTGGATCTGTGTCACCCAGCTGTAGTTTTTTGTCCTGTGGTGGTGCATTCAGACCTGtattgtttttgtttccttgtctgtttctttgttgtttgtGCTGATGCTTCTGTCTCATTCTGTTGTATTTGTTCAAGGCTTTCAACAGAAGCTCTAAATAAGAGTTTATTAGAGTGGACTGAGGGCTTATACTTTTATCCAGTATCTAATCAGCGTGGTAGGACACCCCTCTTTCAGGTGTTCTGCAGTTAGATAGCCAAgtgaaaaatcagcaaatgtAACCTAGCAGGACGGGACATTTCTGGACCGTCTTTAATGGGTACAGCACTTGTTAATAACAAGCAGTTTTTTGAGACAACTGTTTTGTGCAGCCTTGATAAGTACCACTGAGTTTCTGTCGCCTGCTGGGAGACTTTCTGCTTGACAGGTTGCAAGAGCTTCAGCCCTTCCCAGGGATACAGCTTTATATATCGGATATGCTTTTGATCGTTAATGTATCTCCAGCATCTTCTGACAGGAAAAATTACCCAGGTTCATTTCGCTGCCCCCAGTGACACTTGTGTTCTCCTGttcctgcatttttctccaaaattccCTGTAAAGATACTGTATGGATAAAAGAATGCGTAAAATGCTCTTCTAGTTAAAATACTTTACTCGCTGTGTTTGCAGTATTTTATGTGCATGTTAGTTATAACTCTTCTTTCCCTGCACATCTGTGTAGAACTTTGCTGTACTGCTGAGGTTCTCTACATCTGTGATATGAAACGCTGTGATGTGGACTATTTGAATTGCAGGTTTGTTTAGAACATTCCTTTCATCTCCTTTGTAATGGGCTAGTAGATGAAGCTTACCAAAACCTGTCCCTGGCAGAAAGCTGGAGGTTTGGAGAACACACAGCCATTCGggataaagaaattaaactgattCAGGCTTACAAGGGACTGTTGGACTACTACAGCTGGTCTAAGCAGAAGAACATCCTGTTAGAGCATGGTGAGTCCTAATGGAATGTGTATGCTTTTTGTGTAGACACCATGGTTGGCATTGACATCTTCTACATGTGATCTGCTCTTCTGCCTTTATCTGCATATGAAGGCACCAAAGGGAAATACTAGAGTTTGATATTTGGTGTTGTGGATGGTACATAATTCTGCATCAGCAGTGATGCTGGTGCCGAAACAGCACACTGACCtgcatttttctgaagagtCCTGAAATGCTATTCTGAAACTTTTTCTCCTCACTGAATCATGTTTCTAGTATTCGGCTGGTTTCACCTAAAATAATGGTCAAAGGAATGTATCTATTTATAGCAAGGCTTAATGCATCCTGAAGCTCTTAACTGTTTCTAGACTTTTGAGTGCTAGGAAGAGCCCTCAAAACTTGTGTTTGAAATTAAACAGTTTCTTTAAAGATCTGTAAGTTGTTGCTTGTGTGTGGTGTCTAATAGTGCGTATACCTGCTGGCTCTGCCTTGTCAATTACATTGGATTTCTACTTGTTTCTGAGAAAGCTAAGTATTGAGTTTTGTTTATGGACCTTGTCTGGTAGTGTCTTGTCTTGGAATACTACCTGCCATGCACCATGAGTTGAAATTGGGTGATGATTAATTTGAATGAGGAGCAGTgaaaatttcttatttcaatATGGAGGAAACTGAGGCCCCTTTTCTTAAAAACGCTCTGACTGGAGTTCTTGCATAGCAAAATGTGCTAGTATCTTAGATGCACCACTTCTTCAAGATCCCTTCTGATTAGCAGAACTAACTTGGTggcattttttcatgttttggtAGATGAGGATGAATTTGAAGACTTATCTGTGGAACAGGAAATGCACAGTTACTTTCGGAAGGCAGCAGTGAACTTAAAGGAGATCATTAAAATACCTGGAGTCTGGGATATCTTTGTGAAATGCTATGTGGACGTAAGGGCATGTTTTACAGAtatctttcttttgtgtttccCTGTccaatttcatagaatcattgaatagtttgggttggaagggaccttgcaggggcagggatacctcccacgAGACCAGGgtacccaaggccccatccaagctggccttgaacaccttcagggatggggcatctctgtcttccctgagcaacctgttccagtgcctcaccactctcatcgtgaagaaattcctcctgatgttTAGTCCAAATCTacccctttccagtttatatccattgcctctagttctatcactacaagcctttgtaaaaagtttctccccagctttcttgtagccccttcaactgctggaaggttgctataggatctccttggagccttctcttctccaggctgaacaacctcaactctctcagcctgtcctcgtatgggaggtgctccagccctctgatcgtccttgtagccctcctctggacctgttctaacagtTCTATGTCCTTAtattgagaattccagaactggacacagtgctccagatgaggtctcacatgagaggaatagagggcagaatcacctccctcgacctgctgggcatgctttcttttaatgcagcccaggatacagttggcctgggctgcgagcatgcattgctggctcatattgtACTTCTcgtcaaccagcacctccaagtccttctccgcagggctgctctcaatcacatcatcccccatcctgtattgaaactgcagattgacctgacccaggtgtaggaccttgcacttggccttgttgaacctcatgaggttcttagagacccacttctccagcctgttctaTTtcatccttccggtgtggcaactgtgtcactcagcttggtgtcatctgcaaactcgctgagcatgcacttgatctcactgtctgtatcattgatgaagatgaAGATACTGAACAGCAGACATTAATAAGCCTATGTGCAGCTTTGTTATATATGTGTGGGTGACAACAAAGTTTTTCAAAGCATGTCTCTACATGTGTCTCACTGACTTTGATTTAGAGCACAATTCACTCCTAGTAGAACTGCAGAGCCCGCACAGAGTGCAAAACAGGCTTAATCTGCGTGTtactaggaaaaagaaatagggGAACAACTTGTTTTCCTTGTGCTATTTCAGAAATTGGCACACAGCTGCTTTGTTCAAATTTCTGAAAGCAAGTTACCTCTTTTTGGCAGGACAATGTTTTTTCTAGATACCCTAAATGTTAAAGACACCAAATGTGCAATCCTTCTgtgttccatttttttgttttgtttgttttttttttttaatataagtaTCTGCttagaatttgtttttaaaaaatagaattagtTTTAATCTCTTTGGAATTATTTACTTCTTTTGTAAAAGCTGATAAGCTCTGACTTCTCTAAGTACGTCTTACAGAATTTTACTGGGCACTGACAGCTGTCAAATTCTCTCATCGAGTTCTCTTTGAAGATGTGGCAATCTACTTCAGTGCTTCTTGTCAGTGAGCAAGTGCTGGTAACTCTTTGACAATTAAATGTGTTAAAGGAATTTTCTCCTGTAGTGTCTCCTATGTGTGAGTTTTTGTCTATTTGTGGTAAGAGCagccagaaaaatgaaaatatacatatgtgtgtCTTATCTAATATGCTGCATTCTTAGATACAGATTGTTGTATTGGATAGCTCTGTGGCAGCTCAAAATTAGTTCTAAGTGTTTGATTCCTAAATGTTTATATGATTCTGTGTTAACTTTTCTTAGTTGTTGGAGTTCTATGGAGACGATGAAGAAGCCCGCCAAGTATTAAGTGAATATGCCTACAACTCAAAGTTTCCTGCTAATCCCAACGCTCATGTTTACTTCTATCAGTTCCTGAAGAGACATGGTGAATCGAAAAAATCACTCATATCTGCACTCAAGGTATATATTATATAGTAGATACAGCCTGTGGTCATTCATCTTGCACAGTGGTTTGAGAGTTTGGTTCAGTTGAACTCCTGTTACATTATTTATCCTATTATATTATTTGTGGGAAGCAGAAGGTTACAGGAAAGTTAATGAGAGGGATGCTAATGGGTGGAGCAAACAAGATCCTTTACGATCTTTGAATTCAAgtctttgttttgcctttaaCTGATACATCATATAATTTCAAGTCAGTAAGTAAGCTCAGAGAATGTGCTTACTTGGTTCCAGAAGTCTGTATCAGCAGTCTCTTACATAATGTGCATTgatttctgctgcagtttgaTCTTTATTGAAGAAATGATTAGGTGTTTGCTCTTTGACATATTGATCCTGTCTAGCAACTAcgttttctgcttgttttcaatGAACCATGCATATAAACTAAAGTCACTGTTTCAGACCACGCCATGCTGTTTTAAGCTTTtgtgtatttgcttttaaatttctgctttccttgccCTTGCTCGTTGGTATTGGTAGCTTCTTGCAAACAGTGTTTTGCAATCTATTTTGCCTCTTGATGGCAGTAATAGGCTTTTGTTAGGGCAGatgttttaaaaccatttcataAAGCTTAGACTTTTAAACTCTAGCATATATGTAATAACTTCCATATTCTCAGTGCTTTTTAGCAGTGATTTTATACACTAGTCTCTCACGAGGTAGTGACAAATCAAAGAACTGATCAAATAAGTCCAGAATCCGTGGTCTAATGGACAGAACACTAGACAGGGGAGCTAGAACTGGCCTAGGAAGGAAATGTTGTTGCTTTCTAAAGACAGTTCGGTGGATATGGATTTGGGCTGTTCCTCGAGAATGTTGTGTTTGTCacataaagtatttttcagcagCTGTCAAGGTACTTCATCCTTTGAGTCAGAATAGTGTTACAGATGTACAAAAAAGATCTAGATATTTGTTCTTTATATCAAGGCACTAAGGTACAACATTGCCTAATTTGTCAAACAAAAACATCTTGAACCCTGAAGCCTGTACTTCTCTTGATCAGGCAGAAGTCTTCAGaaggttttgctttaaaatgtgtctggattttgtggttttgttttggtctttttttcagatattgcaTGATCTTGTTCCTTCTCATGAACTGATGATAGATTTTAATACCATGCTTCAAAAATCAAGTaagtctttaaatatttttgctctttttctttatgttaatCTAGAATACTATTCTGAAATTATTCTGCAGCCTTCTTTCTGCTTATGGAATTAGTTTTGTTAagataaaaaaccaaaacaaacaacccaaacttCGACTTTCCAATCACAGGAACCTTTAACCTGGATGTGTGAGCAAGCGTTTACTAACTTCTCTaaacaaatgccttttttattttaaaagctgcccAAAGCAAACTGTTGTAAGGCACAGCCAGGATctcaaaaataacttttttttttttttttgaggtacCCTACACTGAATGCCAAGGTCTCTATTCCCATTTTGGGTTCTTCGATTTATCTGTTTATTCTTCTCAAGGATTTGAGGTGGATCAATGTTTTAGTTCATTGTTATTgagcaaagaacaaaaccttcctcctcttcagggGAATCTTATCTTCTAGCTGGTAGAAAACTCTTACAATTTGGAGACTGTTTTTTCCATGCTGATCAATTGTATTCCAAGCTATCTGTCTGCTTGTGACCTGGTATGTTCCAGCAGGTCAGCATATTGGTGAAATGTCCTTGAATCAAGATtgctctctcttctgcttttcctctttgcaaggggaaaaaacaacctCCTGGCTGAAACCTCCTTTTTTATGTTCATGCATGACACATTTGCTAACTTTTCGTAGCCAATGAGGACAATCTGATTTTTGAAGAAACTTATACCAATAAACATAAGGCACTGTGATAGGTCAAGTGGTGTTTTAAGAACTTTGCTGATACAGAACTGCTGATATGAAATGTCTGTTTTACTCGTACTAGTCCCAGATTTTATTTCgtgttttgggtttatttgGTAGCATCTCAGATTTTGAAGAGTTTGAGAGATGCTGTATTGCCTTCCCATGGGAAGAACATGTTGAACAGTGGTGTCTGTTGGAAGCAATGTCTAGTGAACTTTGGAAAAAGCAACTATTGTAAGCAAGGCAGTGTAGGCTAAGTGAGTAGTGCTATGTGTTCTTCTTGAGCCAGCAGTGTCTGAGCAGGGTTGGAGCAGGGACAGTGTCTCTGATATGAGTTGTTCTCTAAAGCCTGGAAGTATTCCTTAACTTCATCTTTTGGAAGAGGCAAAATGCAATGGAGGGAACCCTGAGTAATAGGGAAAGTAGCACCACTTAGAGAGGAAGGATGGAGAACTGTATTTCACTTATTGCTCACTTAGATCAGGCTTCACTCATTAGTAATTCGTTAATAAGCCTAATcattttccagagaaaagaaaaaaccgCCGCCTGGGGCTACAAGTTATTTTTGCGGTCTTGGATTATGCTGGctggaaggaaaatgtaaaagcatGGAGCTGTTTGGCAAGACAGGTGAAACAAATTGTAATGTAAGTATCCCTGATACAATGTGCTAAAATCAAATGTGTCAAGTCTCCACCTTTAAGCACTGACCAAATGACACTGTAGCCTTTGTCTTatgtgctggggaggggaacTGTCCTCTGGCCCACCTTGAGTTCTGTGGCAGTGCTTGGCTGCAGTGTGCTTTTGttgggaggaaagaagaaattattactGAGGATAATTCCAAATTTCCAGTATTATCAGCACCTGAGAAAagtagttgttttcttttttttccatcaggtTACATGCTTATGTAGAAAGAATTATTCAGATGTTTGGGTAGCATTTTCTGTGCATCACTAATCTCCATCTTTTTTGGGAGTAGAGGGAAGGGAAACCAGGTTGTTGGGTCTTCTGCTCTGTTACTACATGTACATGATTTGAAGTTGATTTGAGAATTGCTTGGCTGCCCTAAGGACATGACTGGTGCGATGGTGGTAGCTGTTACAGAGTGCAGCCAGTGTTGTCTTTACAGCTGAGCCAATGTGCCTGGAGACTCCTGTGTCCTTGCCAACACTGACAGACATGGCCTCTGGTTTCAGAAAGAGCCATCTCAGGCAACCTGTGCCCAGAATGCTTCCAATGCCTAGACTTTATTTTACCGAAGTGTTGTGTTTTCTAAGCCCTATATATTTGTAGTAAATTAATTCAGTACTTAATTTGGCCTGATTTGCTGTTTTAGTACCACCTACACCTACACAGCATATGCTGTTAAGGTCCAGAAGCAAATGGATTAAAGCCAGGAGTGTTGTTGCGTAGAATGAGTAAAAATGTTAATGATACTCTAACTTTGCCtgcatttttgtgtttgaagaGACAACTTCAGAGTATCTTGAAATATACTGGGCATCTCGGTGATTTTATGGGAGTATTAATTCCCTGATGCAGGTGgtttatatttctgaaatgcttggTATAAGGTCTTTATTGCGTAACAGTTATTGGGATAAGTTAGTCTTTGAGTATGCATAGAGTAACAACGTCTTtctaaaaccaaagaaatcctTTCATACTACTAATTGGTTGACAAACTAGAAGAAACTTTCTTATTACTGTTGACAGACTGGCACAGAAGTCAAAGGCTTGCTTTGTTTCACACTATGATCTGTTACTGCCAAGTCTAATAAGACTGCTGGAGTTTGCCTCCTGCCTCACTGGTGTTGCCAGGGATAAAATATAAGAGGTTATTTCTGTTTAGATCGGTATTTCAGTCTGCAGTGTAAGGTCAGTGTGTCTATGCTAACTGTTTGTGAGACTTGTAGCAAGCTGGTTATAAAATTCAGTATCTCCTAATGATCTTTTCATCCCAATTTAAGCTTTTCTGTaacttgttttacttttttcagcTCTGACAAGCACCCTGACTGGATCGAGCAAGAGTGGGACTCCAGAAAGGATTGGTGGCCAGCCTTCCATTTTAGCCATTACTTGGCAAAAAAGAAttggcaggaaaataaaagcctttcatATGAAAAAGCTCTGGTGGCTGGAATCATACTGGGAAAGGGTAATACTAAACTTTCATTTTCACTACCTAGAACTGAAATAATGTCTACTTCTAACTCTAACGAGATGGGATGCAGCTGATCTACTCCCtggaagaaatacagtttttcttctagGAAAGATTTGTAGTCTTTGAAGCTGAACATGAGAAAAATGCTTAAATTGGCTTGATATTTGACAGTGATGCATATTTTGCATAACTTATCCTAACTTAGAGTTCTGTTTCATCTGGCCTTGTTGAGCAGTTGCAATACAATTTATCTTGTTTAACTTTCAAACCACAATTTTGAAAGTACACAACATGGTCCTGAGTGAATCTTGGAAGGACTGAGGAGAGTTTGCATGCTTCAGCAAATCTGTAGAGCAACTGATCCTTCAGGACTGTGGGGGTGTTGTAATGCAGaaaagaggaggtggaggaataTTGAGTGAAAACCTTTTGCTAAGAAGGTGAATATCATGACCTGTTCAGTAGTATTATTTGAAATGCTGCCAAAATCAAGTGGACTATCAGGCCAAGAAGCAGCTGCTAAAGTAATGAGAATATAGCATGGAGACTGTGGCTCATACATCAGTTTGGACTTCTGTTTTATAGGCAACTTGATTGTTGTCAGCTTTTCTAGAACTTCATCTTCTGAACTTCATAAAGCAATTTCTTATATTGAagtcttttttgcttttggtaATATGTTATCAAGTATCAGCcatctggaaataaaagctgtaaGACAAAATTGTTCCagctctgattttctttaatgaagttTCTGTGCTCATTGGTGTCAATATAAGCCTCTATTTTCCTTATGTAACACAGTAAGTTAATATATTAAACCAGTGCTGCTTTATACTcttgaa harbors:
- the TAF1A gene encoding TATA box-binding protein-associated factor RNA polymerase I subunit A, with the protein product MAELEEGKEGAAVTKSTMEAAGSIPLPPLRLPCQPVSSHEHKLNFGKSKEMCLNFIQDAMLQKQWNRAAEFLTFYAEALEKDFSRDYMGPSEIIWRIGTEILCHHSHSGMKEFNSFIEQMKTFGVKRYLKVCLEHSFHLLCNGLVDEAYQNLSLAESWRFGEHTAIRDKEIKLIQAYKGLLDYYSWSKQKNILLEHDEDEFEDLSVEQEMHSYFRKAAVNLKEIIKIPGVWDIFVKCYVDLLEFYGDDEEARQVLSEYAYNSKFPANPNAHVYFYQFLKRHGESKKSLISALKILHDLVPSHELMIDFNTMLQKSKKRKNRRLGLQVIFAVLDYAGWKENVKAWSCLARQVKQIVISDKHPDWIEQEWDSRKDWWPAFHFSHYLAKKNWQENKSLSYEKALVAGIILGKDCKYFRYVSHQGCKAQAKKFRILKKFVNKHIPVHLRISGLSDSSVQP